From a single Aspergillus puulaauensis MK2 DNA, chromosome 2, nearly complete sequence genomic region:
- the CKA1 gene encoding casein kinase II subunit alpha/alpha' (COG:D,K,T;~EggNog:ENOG410PI5T;~InterPro:IPR017441,IPR008271,IPR000719,IPR011009;~PFAM:PF07714,PF00069;~go_function: GO:0004672 - protein kinase activity [Evidence IEA];~go_function: GO:0005524 - ATP binding [Evidence IEA];~go_process: GO:0006468 - protein phosphorylation [Evidence IEA]), which yields MARVYADVNKHMPRSYWDYDSVNISWGVLENYEVVRKIGRGKYSEVFEGINVVNYQKCVIKVLKPVKKKKIKREIKILQNLAGGPNVVALLDVVRDNQSKTPSLVFEYVNNTDFRTLYPRFSDYDVRFYVYELLKALDFCHSKGIMHRDVKPHNVMIDHEKRKLRLIDWGLAEFYHKGTEYNVRVASRYFKGPELLVDFQEYDYSLDMWSLGAMFASMIFRKEPFFHGNSNSDQLVKIAKVLGTEELFEYLDKYEIELDPQYDEILSRFPRKPWQSFVNSENQRFISEEAIDFLDKLLRYDHAERLTAQEAMAHPYFAQIRAEETATRSNTSS from the exons ATGGCGCGCGTCTACGCTGATGTCAATAAGCACATGCCACGGTCCTACTGGGACTACGACAGCGTGAATATCTCCTGGGGCGTTCTTGAGAACTACGAGGTGGTCCGTAAAATCG GCCGCGGAAAATACTCGGAAGTATTTGAAGGCATTAATGTTGTGAACTACCAGAAATGTGTTATCAAGGTCCTTAAACCcgtcaagaagaagaagatcaagcgTGAGATCAAGATCCTCCAGAACCTGGCAGGTGGGCCAAACGTGGTAGCCTTGCTCGATGTTGTCCGCGATAATCAAAGCAAGACGCCTAGTCTGGTCTTTGAATACGTTAACAATACCGATTTCCGGACGCTTTACCCGCGTTTCTCGGACTATGATGTTCGTTTCTATGTCTATGAGCTTTTGAAGGCTCTGGATTTCTGCCACAGCAAAGGAATCATGCATCGGGATGTGAAGCCTCATAACGTTATGATTGACCATGAGAAGCGAAAG CTCCGCCTAATTGACTGGGGTCTCGCCGAGTTCTACCACAAAGGAACGGAATATAACGTGCGAGTCGCGTCGCGGTACTTCAAAGGACCCGAATTACTGGTCGATTTCCAAGAATATGATTACTCCTTGGATATGTGGTCGCTCGGCGCTATGTTTGCTTCCATGATTTTCCGCAAGGAGCCATTCTTTCATGGAAACAGCAACTCCGATCAACTGGTGAAGATCGCCAAGGTCCTGGGGACCGAGGAATTATTTGAATATCTGGACAAATATGAGATCGAGCTTGATCCTCAGTATGACGAAATCCTCTCTCGCTTCCCCCGCAAGCCTTGGCAGTCGTTCGTCAACTCGGAGAACCAGCGCTTTATCAGCGAAGAAGCGATAGATTTCTTGGACAAACTGTTACGTTATGACCATGCT GAACGCCTTACTGCCCAGGAAGCCATGGCGCATCCTTATTTTGCACAGATCCGGGCTGAGGAGACGGCTACCCGAAGCAACACGTCCTCATGA
- a CDS encoding Tim17/Tim22/Tim23/Pmp24 family protein (COG:U;~EggNog:ENOG410PN4H;~InterPro:IPR019531;~PFAM:PF02466;~TransMembrane:3 (o30-49i125-145o165-183i)) has protein sequence MDALVSRLDALVTNPDLAPLLSLLKGIRNGAVYGAKVRFPHALVMIFLFRSGTIREKVKLVLNATRQHARNLAVFCLIYKSSMIVLRNINPAGVGKEGQYDSFFAGLMGGYAVFGRHKSSVTQQIVIYIFARVVLGFAKLSVQPGAHPLSDLMGPEGRKHIENNAWAVFASVSWALVMYLFRWHPETLMSSLRSSMVYIYADSDHWDSFRNLLVHNK, from the exons ATGGATGCTCTCGTG TCGCGGCTGGACGCCCTCGTTACAAACCCGGATCTCGCTCCGCTATTGTCGTTGCTAAAGGGTATTCGCAATGGCGCGGTCTACGGTGCTAAAGTGCGGTTTCCGCATGCTCTGGT CATGATATTCCTATTCCGCTCTGGAAC CATACGGGAAAAGGTCAAGCTAGTACTCAATGCTACACGACAGCATGCCCGAAATCTCGCCGTATTCTGCCTTATATACAAAAGCTCTATGATTGTTTTGCGCAATATCAATCCTGCTGGTGTCGGGAAAGAGGGGCAATACGATAGTTTCTTTGCGGGGTTGATGGGAGGTTATGCGGTCTTTGGCCGACATAAATCAAGTGTCACGCAACAG ATTGTGATCTATATCTTCGCGCGTGTCGTCCTCGGCTTCGCCAAGCTCTCCGTTCAACCTGGCGCGCACCCTCTCTCAGATCTCATGGGCCCTGAAGGGCGGAAACATATCGAAAACAATGCCTGGGCTGTTTTCGCTTCCGTCAGCTGGGCGCTTGTCATGTACCTCTTCCGCTGGCACCCGGAGACATTGATGTCGAGTCTACGGAGCAGCATGGTTTACAT ATATGCCGACTCAGATCACTGGGACTCATTCCGTAACTTGCTAGTCCACAACAAATAG
- the VAS1_2 gene encoding valine--tRNA ligase (COG:J;~EggNog:ENOG410PI3F;~InterPro:IPR013155,IPR009080,IPR001412,IPR033705, IPR014729,IPR009008,IPR002300,IPR002303;~PFAM:PF08264,PF00133;~go_function: GO:0000166 - nucleotide binding [Evidence IEA];~go_function: GO:0002161 - aminoacyl-tRNA editing activity [Evidence IEA];~go_function: GO:0004812 - aminoacyl-tRNA ligase activity [Evidence IEA];~go_function: GO:0004832 - valine-tRNA ligase activity [Evidence IEA];~go_function: GO:0005524 - ATP binding [Evidence IEA];~go_process: GO:0006418 - tRNA aminoacylation for protein translation [Evidence IEA];~go_process: GO:0006438 - valyl-tRNA aminoacylation [Evidence IEA]), which translates to MAQDSASMNPAGEPTGPKVDAPPQANDQQNAGQDAGAPKVKSEKELERERKKAEKLKKFQEKQAKAAAKPGAPKAEKKVNKVEKDKTTDAYDPKVIEAGRYQWWEERDLFKPEFGPDGNVRPEGYFVIPIPPPNVTGSLHMGHALTNALQDTMIRWQRMKGKTTLWLPGMDHAGISTQSVVEKMLWKKEKKTRHDLGRKEFLDRVWDWKHEYHGNIGNALRRVGGSFDWTREAFTMDDNLSAAVTETFVRLHEEGVIYRANRLVNWCVALNTSLSNLEVENKEVEGRTLLDVPGYEKKVEFGVLTHFCYEIDGTNQRIEIATTRPETMIGDSGIAVHPEDKRYKHLVGKSARHPFIDRLLPIVADPEVDPEFGTGAVKITPAHDFNDFNRGKAHNLDFISVLNDDGTFNKNAGPFTGMKRFDARYKVVDMLKEKGLYVKWENNPMKIPRCAKSNDVIEPILKPQWWMKMESLAEPAIKAVENGDIIIRPESAEKSYFRWLRGINDWCLSRQLWWGHQAPAYFVQIEGEEGDDSDGNLWITGRNEEEAQKKAEAKFPGKKFTLKRDEDVLDTWFSSGLWPFSTLGWPRQTHDFEKLYPTSVLETGWDILFFWVARMIMLGIKMTGKVPFKEVYCHSLIRDSEGRKMSKSLGNVIDPLDVMEGIKLDDLHAKLLVGNLADKEVATATKYQKKAFPKGIPECGADALRFSLVSYTTGGGDIAFDVQVIHGYRRFCNKIYQATKYVLGKLGDDFKPQATASKTGKESLSERWILHKFNTAAKEVNTALEDRDFSVAASTIYQYWYSQLCDVFIENSKSLLAPELPQEVQQSAKETLYTALEGALTMIHPIMPFVTEELWQRLPRRPDDNTISIMKARFPEYKAEFDDSTAETAYELILNTSKAVRSILAQYDVKTKGDIIVQTYDPTSFKTVSDELHIVKSLGGKTLGELSVLGPENTTRPSGCVVAAVGSQAAVYLRVSKEVALEQEEKGKASLNKAQEAVRRQTNLISGAGWKEKAKPEVREHEEKKLRDAESEVARLEEQIREFEKLRLE; encoded by the exons ATGGCTCAAGACTCCGCTTCCATGAATCCAG CTGGTGAGCCGACAGGCCCCAAGGTGGATGCCCCTCCTCAGGCCAATGATCAGCAGAACGCCGGCCAGGATGCAGGCGCGCCCAAGGTGAAGAGCGAGAAAGAAC TGGAACGAGAACGCAAGAAGgcggagaagttgaagaagttcCAAGAGAAACAGGCAAAGGCCGCAGCTAAACCCGGCGCCCCCaaagcagaaaagaaggtcaacaaggtcgagaaggacaagacaACCGATGCATACGATCCCAAGGTTATTGAGGCTGGGCGATACCAATGGTGGGAGGAGCGTGACCTTTTCAAGCCTGAATTCGGCCCTGATGGCAACGTCAGGCCGGAAGGCTACTTCGTTatcccaattcctcctccaaacgTCACTGGATCACTGCACATGGGCCACGCGCTCACAAATGCTCTCCAAGATACCATGATCCGTTGGCAGCGCATGAAGGGTAAAACTACCCTGTGGCTCCCTGGCATGGACCATGCCGGTATCTCAACACAGAGCGTGGTTGAGAAAATGCTgtggaagaaggaaaagaagacacGCCACGATTTGGGCCGTAAAGAATTTTTAGACAGGGTTTGGGATTGGAAGCACGAGTACCATGGCAACATCGGCAATGCTCTGCGCAGAGTAGGAGGCTCATTTGATTGGACTCGAGAGGCTTTCACCATGGACGACAATCTGTCCGCGGCTGTTACTGAAACTTTTGTTCGTCTCCACGAGGAGGGCGTTATCTACCGTGCTAACCGCCTCGTTAACTGGTGTGTGGCTCTCAACACTTCTCTGTCCAACCTCGAGGTCGAAAACAAGGAGGTTGAAGGACGTACACTGCTTGATGTCCCCGGGtatgagaagaaggttgagtTCGGTGTTTTGACTCACTTCTGCTACGAAATTGATGGTACGAACCAGAGAATAGAAATCGCTACAACCCGTCCTGAGACCATGATTGGTGATAGCGGTATTGCCGTCCACCCTGAAGACAAGCGCTACAAGCATTTGGTTGGCAAATCTGCTCGTCACCCCTTCATTGACCGATTACTCCCCATCGTTGCTGACCCCGAGGTGGACCCCGAATTCGGTACTGGTGCCGTGAAGATTACTCCGGCTCATGACTTTAACGATTTCAACCGTGGAAAGGCCCATAACCTTGATTTCATTTCTGTCCTCAACGACGATGGCACCTTTAACAAGAACGCTGGCCCATTCACTGGCATGAAGCGCTTCGATGCTCGGTACAAGGTCGTCGACATGTTGAAAGAGAAGGGGTTGTATGTGAAGTGGGAGAACAACCCCATGAAGATCCCTCGTTGTGCGAAGTCAAATGATGTCATTGAGCCCATTCTCAAGCCTCAgtggtggatgaagatggagagccTTGCTGAACCCGCCATTAAGGCAGTTGAAAATggcgatatcatcatcaGACCCGAGTCAGCCGAAAAGAGCTATTTCCGCTGGTTACGGGGCATCAATGACTGGTGCTTGTCCCGACAACTTTGGTGGGGTCACCAAGCACCGGCCTACTTTGTGCAGAttgagggtgaagaaggcgatgataGCGATGGCAACCTCTGGATCACCGGCCGcaatgaagaggaggctcagAAGAAGGCTGAAGCCAAGTTCCCTGGCAAGAAGTTTACTCTCAAGAGAGATGAGGATGTGCTAGACACTTGGTTCTCTTCAGGACTGTGGCCATTCTCCACTCTTGGCTGGCCTCGTCAAACTCACGACTTTGAGAAGCTGTATCCTACATCTGTTCTTGAAACCGGCTGGgatattcttttcttctggGTCGCGAGAATGATCATGCTAGGTATTAAGATGACTGGCAAGGTTCCATTCAAGGAGGTGTACTGTCATTCCTTGATTCGGGATTCTGAGGGACGTAAGATGTCGAAGTCCCTTGGCAATGTTATTGATCCTTTGGATGTTATGGAGGGTATCAAGCTGGATGATCTTCATGCTAAACTCCTTGTTGGAAACCTTGCCGACAAGGAGGTTGCTACCGCTACCAAGTATCAAAAGAAGGCATTCCCTAAGGGTATTCCGGAGTGCGGCGCTGATGCTCTTCGTTTCTCGCTTGTGTCTTACACGACTGGTG GAGGTGATATTGCATTCGACGTCCAGGTCATTCACGGATACCGTCGATTCTGTAACAAGATCTACCAGGCCACTAAGTACGTTCTGGGCAAGCTTGGTGATGACTTCAAGCCTCAGGCAACAGCATCAAAGACCGGGAAGGAATCTCTTTCCGAACGCTGGATTCTGCACAAGTTCAACACTGCCGCCAAAGAGGTAAACACGGCACTGGAGGATCGTGACTtctctgttgctgcttcCACAATCTACCAATACTGGTACAGCCAGCTCTGCGACGTGTTCATTGAGAACTCCAAGTCTCTCCTGGCTCCCGAGCTGCCACAGGAAGTGCAACAATCTGCGAAAGAGACTCTATATACAGCTTTGGAGGGCGCTTTGACCATGATCCATCCCATCATGCCTTTCGTCACCGAAGAATTATGGCAgcgccttcctcgccgtcctgATGACAACACTATTTCAATAATGAAGGCCAGGTTCCCCGAGTACAAGGCAGAATTTGATGACTCTACGGCTGAGACTGCTTACGAGCTCATTCTTAATACCTCAAAGGCCGTTCGATCGATTCTTGCCCAATACGATGTTAAGACCAAGGGCGATATCATCGTACAGACATACGACCCGACCAGCTTCAAGACCGTCTCGGATGAACTGCATATCGTCAAGTCCCTCGGTGGTAAAACACTCGGTGAGCTTAGTGTTCTAGGACCGGAGAACACCACCCGTCCATCCGGCTGCGTGGTCGCCGCTGTTGGTTCCCAGGCTGCTGTCTATCTTCGCGTGTCCAAAGAAGTAGCCcttgaacaagaagaaaaagggaaagcCAGCTTAAACAAGGCGCAGGAGGCTGTGCGTCGCCAGACTAATCTGATCAGCGGCGCtggatggaaggagaaggcgaagcctGAGGTGCGTGAGcatgaagagaagaaactcCGGGATGCGGAAAGCGAGGTTGCTCGGTTAGAGGAGCAAATTCGTGAATTCGAAAAGCTGCGACTGGAGTAG
- the RPF2 gene encoding rRNA-binding ribosome biosynthesis protein RPF2 (BUSCO:EOG09263EBB;~COG:J;~EggNog:ENOG410PFUF;~InterPro:IPR007109,IPR039770;~PFAM:PF04427;~go_function: GO:0019843 - rRNA binding [Evidence IEA];~go_process: GO:0000027 - ribosomal large subunit assembly [Evidence IEA];~go_process: GO:0000470 - maturation of LSU-rRNA [Evidence IEA]), with protein sequence MLREVKPKNPRTARILKAKEPQLIEGAKRALILHGSKCPAPLHTVLKTFHSLTTPHSVLFHKKNENIHPFENVESIEFLANKNDCGIVAFGSSNKKRPNCLTLVRIFDTKVLDMCELLLLPNPDGEEIPEMNRLAMHVGVGLRPLMLFSGSAWEDTTSTTHAMVKSMLVDLFKGDTSDKIDVEGLQYALMVGAEEPTAGLAPVIHLRWYKIVTKRSGHKLPRVELEEIGPKFDFKLGRIQEAPRDVLKEAMKQGKRPNEEIKNKKNIGIDLIGDKVGRVHLDKQDLGGLQTRKMKGLKRRAGVESDEEAGDADLMDVDEVSDDEAPKRARHE encoded by the exons ATGCTCCGAGAAGT AAAGCCCAAGAACCCGCGCACAGCGCGCAtcctcaaggccaaggagccTCAACTCATCGAAGGTGCAAAGCGCGCTCTGATACTCCACGGGTCAAAATGCCCAGCGCCTCTCCACACCGTCCTCAAGACCTTCCACTCCCTCACCACACCTCACTCAGTCCTCTTCCACAAGAAAAATGAGAACATTCACCCATTCGAGAACGTCGAGAGCATTGAATTCCTTGCCAACAAGAACGACTGCGGTATTGTTGCTTTCGGTAGTAGCAACAAGAAACGGCCTAATTGCTTGACGCTTGTACGCATTTTCGACACCAAGGTTCTCGACATGTGCGAACTGTTACTCCTCCCTAACcccgacggcgaggagattcCCGAGATGAACAGGCTCGCTATGCACGTCGGTGTCGGGCTCCGGCCGTTGATGCTATTTTCGGGCAGTGCGTGGGAGGATACGACGTCCACAACGCATGCGATGGTGAAGAGCATGCTTGTGGATCTGTTCAAGGGCGACACCAGCGACAAAATCGATGTTGAGGGGCTACAATATGCACTGATGGTTGGCGCGGAAGAGCCTACGGCGGGTTTGGCGCCTGTGATTCATCTACGGTGGTACAAGATCGTCACCAAGCGGAGTGGGCATAAGCTGCCCCGcgtggagttggaggagattggACCCAAGTTTGACTTCAAGCTCGGACGTATTCAAGAGGCTCCTCGCGATGTTCTGAAGGAGGCTATGAAGCAGGGCAAGAGACCGaacgaggagatcaagaacaagaagaataTTGGCATTGACTTGATCGGTGATAAGGTCGGTCGGGTGCATCTGGATAAGCAGGATCTGGGTGGATtgcagacgaggaagatgaagggtTTGAAGCGGAGAGCCGGCGTTGAgtccgacgaggaggccggaGATGCGGATCTGATGGACGTGGACGAGGTTTCGGACGACGAGGCGCCAAAACGGGCCCGACACGAATGA